From a region of the Rhipicephalus microplus isolate Deutch F79 chromosome X, USDA_Rmic, whole genome shotgun sequence genome:
- the LOC119176800 gene encoding beta-scruin-like, producing MDPNVMMLQPIEYSFLETKLSLGLRITPKMMSSGFPQLKQMQQPGDPRLPLILVIGGLDPRNPLDSGTTVLKYHPLIVDRWTLVSLMPELRSYHGAAHINDTIFVAGGCSTLNRKSGDMTITKTTFTMDTKTGRGERLYTGHFG from the exons ATGGACCCGAACGTTATGATGCTCCAGCCCATCGAATACTCTTTCCTAGAAACAAA GCTCTCCTTGGGACTGCGCATTACTCCCAAGATGATGTCGTCTGGGTTTCCCCAGCTTAAACAGATGCAACAGCCGGGCGACCCACGCCTCCCGCTAATCTTGGTTATAGGCGGACTCGACCCACGAAACCCGCTGGATTCAG GTACGACTGTCCTCAAATACCACCCTCTTATTGTGGATCGGTGGACACTGGTTAGCCTTATGCCAGAGCTGAGAAGCTACCATGGAGCTGCTCACATTAATGACACAATCTTTGTGGCTG GTGGCTGCTCTACATTAAACAGGAAAAGCGGTGACATGACCATAACAAAAACTACGTTTACGATGGACACTAAAACGGGCCGCGGGGAAAGACTATATACCGGACATTTTGGATGA